A genomic region of Campylobacter corcagiensis contains the following coding sequences:
- a CDS encoding Panacea domain-containing protein, whose translation MKALYVAKYILAKCTNDGHPISNLQLQKILYYIQYEFLTKYDEPLFEDDFEAWKFGPVIPSIYYKYCAGGSLKIISNDNADEDFNDLYLNQKYVIDEIVEKQRIKYPWNLVNEVHKKNKAWDKVFSQGAGSGKIIQQKDIKENGF comes from the coding sequence ATGAAAGCATTGTATGTGGCTAAATATATTTTAGCTAAATGTACTAATGATGGTCACCCTATTAGTAATTTGCAGCTTCAAAAAATACTCTATTATATACAGTATGAATTTTTAACTAAATATGATGAACCGCTTTTTGAAGATGATTTTGAAGCTTGGAAATTTGGTCCAGTAATACCATCTATTTATTATAAATATTGTGCTGGTGGTTCTTTAAAAATTATAAGTAATGATAATGCTGATGAAGATTTTAATGATTTATATTTAAATCAAAAATATGTAATTGACGAAATTGTAGAGAAACAAAGAATAAAATATCCTTGGAATTTGGTAAATGAAGTTCATAAAAAAAATAAGGCTTGGGATAAGGTGTTTTCTCAAGGTGCTGGATCGGGAAAAATAATACAGCAAAAAGACATAAAAGAGAATGGATTTTAA
- the brnQ gene encoding branched-chain amino acid transport system II carrier protein has protein sequence MQNISFKSFIIVSLTLFSMFFGAGNFIFPPSLGFQAGVNTSVAIIAFCLTAVLFPILGIAAVAKSNGLQNLASRVSYKFALVFIIAMLLIIGPLFAMPRAANMPYELAIKPFLGEFTSFLPLFIYSVVYFIINWALSINSTKMVDMLGKFLTPLLLLLIVVLVLAAIINPMHTGEFAAASGEWANHAVSKGVVEGYQTMDALAALNFGLVVLITFRKLGVNDEKSIVKYTILSGFVAGFILMTIYIALSYVGASIGASGLISEVNPNGATILSAATNALFGRFGIVILGVSVFLACLTTTVGLTCAISEYFVSITKIPYKTWIIIVSVFASIVANLGLSAIISYAVPFLFIIYPIALCLIVLSLLDDIVNGDRFTYVLTVGVVFVISLVRTFDTQFDINFPIVTELFKTYLPFYDGGFEWVIPAVVCAVIGSIRASTKR, from the coding sequence ATGCAAAATATAAGTTTTAAAAGCTTCATAATCGTAAGCTTAACACTTTTTTCAATGTTTTTTGGCGCAGGAAACTTTATATTCCCACCATCTCTTGGATTTCAAGCTGGTGTTAATACCAGCGTTGCTATTATTGCCTTTTGCCTTACGGCTGTGCTTTTTCCTATACTTGGTATAGCAGCTGTTGCTAAATCAAATGGTCTTCAAAACCTAGCAAGCAGGGTTTCATACAAATTTGCTCTTGTTTTTATAATTGCCATGCTTTTGATAATTGGTCCACTTTTTGCTATGCCAAGAGCTGCAAATATGCCTTATGAGCTTGCCATTAAGCCTTTTCTTGGAGAATTTACTAGTTTTTTACCACTTTTTATATACTCAGTAGTGTATTTTATCATAAACTGGGCACTATCTATAAACTCAACAAAAATGGTTGATATGCTAGGTAAGTTTTTAACGCCTTTGCTTTTGCTTCTTATTGTGGTTTTGGTTTTGGCTGCCATAATAAATCCTATGCATACAGGTGAGTTTGCAGCTGCAAGTGGTGAATGGGCAAATCACGCAGTGTCAAAAGGTGTAGTTGAAGGATATCAAACAATGGATGCGTTAGCTGCTCTTAACTTTGGGCTGGTTGTGCTTATTACATTTAGAAAACTAGGCGTAAATGATGAAAAAAGTATCGTAAAGTATACTATTTTATCAGGATTTGTAGCTGGGTTTATCCTAATGACAATATATATCGCACTATCTTATGTGGGTGCAAGTATAGGTGCTTCTGGACTTATATCAGAGGTAAATCCAAATGGAGCTACAATTCTTTCAGCAGCTACAAATGCTCTTTTTGGTAGGTTTGGCATTGTTATACTAGGAGTAAGTGTATTTTTAGCCTGCCTTACAACAACAGTTGGACTAACTTGTGCAATAAGTGAGTATTTTGTATCTATAACAAAAATTCCATATAAAACATGGATTATTATAGTATCTGTTTTTGCTTCTATAGTAGCAAATTTAGGTCTTAGTGCGATTATTAGCTACGCTGTACCATTTCTTTTCATAATCTACCCAATAGCACTTTGCTTGATAGTTTTATCACTACTTGATGATATTGTAAATGGTGATAGATTTACATATGTTTTAACTGTTGGAGTGGTTTTTGTAATAAGTCTTGTAAGAACTTTTGATACTCAGTTTGATATTAATTTTCCTATAGTTACTGAGCTTTTCAAAACATACTTACCATTTTATGATGGCGGGTTTGAGTGGGTTATACCAGCTGTAGTTTGTGCAGTTATTGGCTCAATAAGAGCTTCGACTAAGAGATAA
- the htpX gene encoding zinc metalloprotease HtpX, with protein sequence MEIFKTTALMVGLMLLFVFVGGVLGGKTGMIIAFLLACGINFFSYFFSDKIVLKHYGAKPVGSDTRIYQVVEKLANKAGLPMPKVCIINENVPNAFATGRNPNNAVVAATTGLLDILNDEEIEGVLAHELSHVKHYDILTGSIASAFAGAISILGNFAQFGAVSNNNQNRNPILIIALAIIMPIVATIIQMSISRSREYGADKGAAMITKNPLALASALTKLENYARSGRVLSGAQPETSHMFIVNPFSGVKSNLANLFRTHPKTEDRIAALKQIDIELR encoded by the coding sequence ATGGAAATTTTTAAAACGACAGCTTTAATGGTTGGCTTAATGCTTCTTTTTGTCTTTGTTGGCGGCGTTTTAGGTGGCAAGACTGGAATGATAATAGCTTTTTTACTAGCCTGTGGTATAAACTTTTTTAGTTATTTTTTTAGTGATAAAATCGTCCTTAAGCACTACGGAGCAAAGCCAGTAGGAAGCGATACTAGAATTTATCAAGTAGTAGAAAAACTAGCAAATAAAGCTGGTCTTCCTATGCCAAAAGTGTGCATAATAAATGAAAATGTTCCAAACGCTTTTGCAACAGGTAGAAACCCAAACAATGCCGTTGTTGCTGCAACTACTGGACTTTTAGACATCTTAAATGATGAAGAGATTGAAGGCGTTTTGGCTCACGAACTTAGCCATGTAAAACACTATGACATCCTTACAGGCTCTATTGCTTCAGCATTTGCAGGAGCGATATCAATACTTGGAAATTTCGCTCAATTTGGTGCAGTTTCAAATAATAACCAAAACAGAAATCCTATACTAATAATAGCCCTAGCAATAATAATGCCAATAGTTGCAACGATTATACAAATGAGCATTTCAAGAAGCCGCGAATACGGAGCTGATAAAGGAGCAGCAATGATAACAAAAAACCCACTAGCTCTAGCTTCAGCACTTACCAAACTAGAAAACTACGCAAGGAGTGGCAGAGTGCTTTCTGGCGCACAGCCTGAAACTTCACATATGTTTATTGTAAATCCTTTTAGTGGCGTAAAGTCAAATTTAGCTAATCTTTTTAGAACTCACCCAAAAACTGAAGACAGAATAGCAGCACTTAAACAAATTGATATTGAACTTAGATAG
- a CDS encoding pyridoxamine 5'-phosphate oxidase, producing MLKESKNLQNELIEFIDSQKSVIISSFDDFCLSSYAPFIRLKDSIFVIISSIARHYQAINKNKELVSVMFIEDESMVKSIFARFRASFSVEVGLKDELRDEIFSKFEEKFKDEVALKMIKDLKDFHIIEFKLKNGRFVKGFGRAYDLDGLNVTNSVKG from the coding sequence ATGTTAAAAGAATCTAAAAATTTACAAAATGAGCTAATAGAATTCATAGACTCACAAAAAAGTGTGATAATATCAAGTTTTGATGATTTTTGCTTGTCTTCATATGCTCCATTTATTAGGCTTAAAGATAGTATATTTGTGATCATATCAAGCATTGCAAGGCACTATCAGGCTATAAATAAAAACAAAGAACTAGTAAGTGTGATGTTTATTGAAGATGAGAGCATGGTTAAAAGCATTTTTGCTAGATTTAGGGCGAGTTTTAGTGTGGAAGTTGGTTTAAAAGATGAACTTAGAGATGAGATTTTTTCTAAATTTGAAGAAAAATTCAAAGATGAAGTAGCACTAAAGATGATAAAAGATCTTAAAGATTTTCATATTATAGAATTTAAACTTAAAAATGGTCGTTTTGTTAAAGGATTTGGTAGGGCTTATGATTTAGATGGGTTAAATGTAACAAATTCTGTAAAAGGGTAA
- the murD gene encoding UDP-N-acetylmuramoyl-L-alanine--D-glutamate ligase yields the protein MAKSLFGYGVTTKALASSGEWEIFDDKFSEISKDEFGNLLKPVSEFDPLKSNLEIPSPGFPKDHTLVKKARNLISEYDYFKDTSPVKIWISGTNGKTTTTQMTELLLRKFGGAMGGNVGTPLAKLDKTAKFWILETSSFTIHYTKFSAPKIYALLPITPDHLSWHGSMDEYVKTKLKPLSMMDQSSVAIIPKIYANTPTKAKIFGYENDSDLAEICDVDIKDVKFKVPFLEDALMALCVSKFATGVANFELLNSFEIDKNRVEEFHDKFSRLWVNDTKATNLDACLKAVDRYKDKKIYLILGGDDKGVDLTPLFENFKNLNLEIYAIGSSVDKIMTLSNKFGYKAYKSDILENAVNEISKSLKLGEVALLSPACASLDQFSSYAQRGDKFKECVLKI from the coding sequence ATGGCAAAATCTTTATTTGGATATGGTGTAACTACAAAAGCTTTGGCAAGTAGTGGCGAGTGGGAAATTTTTGATGATAAATTTAGTGAAATTTCAAAAGATGAATTTGGAAATTTATTAAAGCCAGTTAGTGAATTTGATCCTTTAAAAAGCAACTTAGAAATTCCAAGTCCTGGATTTCCTAAAGATCATACTTTGGTTAAAAAAGCTAGAAATTTAATAAGTGAGTATGACTATTTTAAAGATACTTCGCCAGTTAAAATTTGGATAAGCGGAACAAACGGCAAGACTACAACCACACAAATGACAGAGCTTTTACTTCGTAAATTTGGTGGCGCTATGGGTGGAAATGTAGGAACGCCTTTGGCAAAGCTAGATAAAACGGCAAAATTTTGGATACTTGAGACAAGCTCTTTTACTATCCACTACACTAAATTTAGCGCTCCTAAAATTTATGCCTTACTTCCTATAACTCCTGATCATCTAAGTTGGCATGGAAGCATGGATGAGTATGTTAAAACAAAGCTTAAACCACTTAGCATGATGGATCAAAGTAGCGTAGCAATAATACCTAAAATTTATGCTAATACTCCAACAAAAGCTAAAATTTTCGGTTATGAAAATGATAGCGATTTAGCTGAAATTTGTGACGTAGATATAAAAGATGTGAAATTTAAAGTGCCGTTTTTAGAAGATGCTTTAATGGCTCTATGCGTTTCTAAATTTGCTACTGGAGTGGCAAATTTTGAGCTTTTAAATAGCTTTGAAATAGATAAAAACCGTGTTGAAGAATTTCATGATAAATTCAGTAGACTTTGGGTAAATGATACAAAAGCTACAAATTTAGATGCTTGTTTAAAAGCCGTCGATAGATATAAAGATAAAAAAATTTATCTAATACTTGGCGGTGATGATAAAGGCGTGGATTTAACGCCACTATTTGAAAACTTTAAAAATCTTAATCTTGAAATTTATGCTATTGGCTCTAGTGTTGATAAGATTATGACTTTAAGCAATAAATTTGGCTATAAAGCTTATAAAAGTGATATTTTAGAAAATGCAGTTAATGAAATTTCAAAGAGCTTAAAACTGGGGGAAGTTGCTCTTTTGAGTCCTGCGTGTGCGAGTTTAGATCAGTTTAGCTCATATGCACAAAGGGGTGATAAATTTAAGGAGTGTGTGCTTAAAATTTAA
- the mraY gene encoding phospho-N-acetylmuramoyl-pentapeptide-transferase, with translation MFYLFYEIFSVNIFSYITARSGGAFFIGFVLSVYLMPKFITWAKLKNASQPIYELAPKSHLAKIHTPTMGGIVFTASTVISTLLFAKLTNPYVIGALITLIGFCLIGYIDDYSKVAGKKNHSGLSPKAKLRLQVVLSFVISIYLLTLTNLDTKLYIPFYKYPLFDMKFFILFFWAIVIIASSNAVNLTDGLDGLATIPSVFAFVTLGIFIYLSGHAVFSEYLFLPKVSGAGEVVVICAALIGALLGFLWYNCHPAEVFMGDSGSLTLGAFMGYCGVISKNEFLLILIGFIFVAETLSVILQVGSFKVFKKRVFLMAPLHHHFELKGWVENKIIIRFWMIALIANVIALASLKLR, from the coding sequence ATGTTTTATTTGTTTTATGAGATTTTTAGTGTTAATATTTTTAGCTATATCACAGCTAGAAGTGGTGGAGCGTTTTTTATAGGCTTTGTTTTATCTGTATATTTGATGCCAAAATTTATAACTTGGGCAAAACTTAAAAACGCAAGTCAGCCGATATACGAACTAGCCCCTAAAAGCCATCTAGCCAAAATTCACACTCCAACTATGGGTGGTATTGTCTTTACTGCTAGCACTGTCATATCCACACTTTTGTTTGCAAAGCTTACAAACCCTTATGTAATTGGAGCTTTGATAACCTTGATAGGCTTTTGTTTGATTGGATACATTGATGATTATTCTAAAGTTGCTGGTAAAAAAAATCACTCTGGTCTTAGTCCAAAAGCAAAACTAAGACTTCAGGTAGTGCTATCTTTTGTCATATCAATATATCTTTTAACTCTTACAAATTTAGATACAAAACTCTATATACCTTTTTATAAATACCCGCTTTTTGATATGAAATTTTTTATTCTGTTTTTCTGGGCGATAGTTATCATAGCTAGTTCAAATGCTGTGAATTTAACAGACGGGCTTGATGGGCTGGCTACCATACCATCAGTATTTGCTTTTGTAACGCTTGGAATTTTTATATATTTAAGCGGACATGCGGTATTTAGCGAATATCTATTCTTACCAAAAGTTAGTGGTGCTGGAGAAGTTGTTGTTATATGTGCGGCATTAATAGGTGCGCTTTTAGGGTTTTTATGGTATAACTGTCATCCAGCAGAGGTTTTTATGGGAGATAGCGGAAGCTTAACTCTTGGGGCTTTTATGGGGTATTGTGGTGTGATAAGTAAAAATGAATTTTTACTTATATTAATAGGCTTTATTTTCGTAGCAGAAACTTTAAGCGTGATACTTCAAGTAGGAAGCTTTAAGGTCTTTAAAAAGCGTGTTTTTTTAATGGCACCACTTCATCATCACTTTGAGTTAAAAGGCTGGGTAGAAAATAAAATCATCATACGCTTTTGGATGATAGCTCTCATTGCAAATGTGATAGCTTTAGCATCACTAAAACTAAGATAG
- the gpmI gene encoding 2,3-bisphosphoglycerate-independent phosphoglycerate mutase has translation MKKKIVLVITDGIGYNPNNEFNAFAVAKKPTYEWLFKNTPNSLLKTSGLAVGLPKGQMGNSEVGHMTIGSGRVLYQSLVKIDKAVQNGELAKNSALVNLLNSVKRVHVIGLYSDGGVHSHKTHFDEICKISLDFGKEVFAHLITDGRDVSPTSGLEFVKEFENFATKNSINLATISGRFYAMDRDKRWDRVKTAYDAMAKNENLLNLTPSKYIENSYDDGVTDEFIKPASFLKFDGIKAQDGVVFINFRNDRAREICDALGTLNFSEFQRDEICEKLITMTKYDDKFDFPVMFENDDIKDTLAEVISKAGLTQLHTAETEKYAHVTFFLNGGKEEPYLNETRVLIPSPKVKTYDEKPEMSAYEVCDAVIKGMEFGHDFIVVNFANGDMVGHTGNFEASIKAVEAVDECLGRILKVAKDKNYSYMQISDHGNCEAMKAPNGDILTNHSTFDVFCFVMSDGVTKIKDGGLSNVAPTLLKIMNLEIPKQMDEALF, from the coding sequence GTGAAAAAAAAGATAGTTTTAGTAATAACAGATGGTATCGGATACAATCCAAATAACGAGTTTAACGCCTTTGCAGTGGCCAAAAAACCAACTTATGAGTGGCTTTTTAAAAATACTCCAAATTCACTTCTTAAAACTTCAGGTTTAGCTGTTGGTCTACCTAAAGGGCAAATGGGAAATTCAGAAGTAGGACATATGACGATAGGTTCTGGGCGGGTTTTATATCAAAGTTTAGTTAAGATTGATAAAGCAGTTCAAAATGGAGAACTTGCTAAAAATAGTGCTTTAGTTAATCTTTTAAATAGCGTAAAAAGGGTTCATGTCATAGGGCTTTATAGCGATGGTGGTGTCCACTCACATAAAACTCACTTTGATGAAATTTGTAAAATTTCGCTTGATTTTGGAAAAGAGGTCTTTGCTCATTTAATAACTGATGGGCGAGATGTAAGCCCTACAAGTGGTCTTGAGTTCGTTAAAGAATTTGAAAATTTTGCCACTAAAAATAGCATAAATTTAGCCACGATATCTGGAAGATTTTACGCGATGGATAGAGATAAAAGGTGGGATAGAGTTAAAACTGCTTATGACGCTATGGCAAAAAATGAGAATTTATTAAATTTAACTCCAAGTAAGTATATTGAAAATTCTTACGATGATGGCGTTACAGATGAGTTTATAAAACCGGCTAGTTTTTTAAAATTTGATGGTATAAAAGCCCAGGACGGCGTAGTTTTTATAAATTTTAGAAATGATAGAGCTAGAGAAATTTGTGATGCTTTAGGCACTCTAAATTTTAGCGAATTTCAAAGGGATGAAATTTGTGAAAAATTAATCACAATGACAAAATATGATGATAAATTTGATTTTCCTGTGATGTTTGAAAATGACGATATTAAGGACACTTTAGCTGAGGTTATCTCAAAAGCAGGTCTTACACAGCTTCACACAGCTGAGACTGAAAAATACGCACATGTGACATTTTTCTTAAATGGCGGAAAAGAAGAGCCTTATTTAAATGAAACAAGAGTGCTAATTCCTAGCCCAAAAGTTAAAACTTACGATGAAAAGCCTGAAATGAGTGCTTATGAGGTTTGTGATGCGGTTATAAAAGGCATGGAATTTGGGCATGATTTTATCGTTGTAAATTTTGCAAATGGCGATATGGTCGGTCATACTGGAAATTTTGAAGCTAGCATTAAGGCTGTTGAAGCAGTTGATGAGTGTTTGGGGCGGATTTTAAAGGTCGCAAAAGATAAAAACTACTCCTATATGCAAATCTCAGATCATGGAAATTGCGAAGCTATGAAAGCACCAAATGGCGATATTTTAACAAATCACTCAACTTTTGATGTTTTTTGCTTTGTTATGTCTGATGGCGTAACTAAGATAAAAGATGGCGGACTTAGCAATGTTGCACCAACTCTACTAAAAATAATGAATTTAGAAATTCCTAAACAAATGGATGAAGCGTTGTTTTAA